The following is a genomic window from Thermoplasmata archaeon.
CCACCGGAGGATCGGCTCGCAGGCGAGGCCGTTGCAGACCGCGGCGATCACGGACGCACTCGCGTCGCCGCGCGCGAGTTCTTCGATCGCGATCGCGTAGCAGACGGTGTCGAGGCCCGAGCCGCCGTACTTCTCGGGGACGAAGATCCCCAGGAGCCCCAGCTCCCCCATCTTCTTCGCCCAGGGGTCCGGGAATTCTTGGCTCTCGTCGTACCGCATCGACTCCGGGATCACATCGCGTTCCACGAAGTCCCGGACCATCTTCCGGGTCATCGCCTGGGTCTCGGTCGGCTCGAAGTCCATCGGCTAGAGACAAGGCCCGTCACGGGATAAAATTTCGGCCCGTTGGAAAGGTTCAAGTCGCCCCCTCGGTTCGCACGTGCGATGCCTCCCCTCGGGATCGAGCCGCTGAGGTCCCCCGACGCCCACGCCTACTGGAGCGTCTTCGTCGCGGGTCGCACGAACCTCCCCACCCGGTCCGTCGCGGCCCACGTCGACCGCTACCTCACCCTTCCGACGGAGGAGCAGCGCACGCACTTCGCGGTCCGCGAAGGCGACGCAATCGTCGGCGCGATGCGCCTCCTCCCGGGGACGATCACGGGATTCTCCATGGACCCCGCCCACCGCCGCGACGGGAGCGCCGCGATCATCAAGGCCATCGACCTGCTCCGAACGCAGGGCAACGGCGCGATCACTGCCTCCTTCGAGGATGCCTACCAGAGAGACTTCGAATCCCTCGGTTTCCGGCGCGTCTTCTCGCGGATGCGCATGGAGGGCGCCACCCGCCGCCTGCCGGGCCCGGGCCCGACGCTCAAGCCGCCGGAGGAAGGCGAGGTCCCGAAACTCGCGACGTTCTTCCGGGACGTCTACGAGGGCCACATGGAGCAGGCCTACGGGTTGCACGTGGGTTCCGTGGAGTACTGGCGCGAATTCGTGACGGGGATCCTCCGGGGCGGAACGGGTCGCTTCATGCCGGAAGCTTCGTTCGTCGCCCTCGAGGGCGAGCGTCTCACGGGAGCCATCCTCGTTGCCTATTGGATGGAAGGGCCCCTGGTGGCGGAGCTCGGCGTGGTGCCTGACCGGAGGCGTCAGGGCGTCGCGCGCGCCCTCCTATCCGCGGCGTCCACGCGCCTTGTCGCCCTCGAGGAGCCGCGGTGGGCCCTGTACGTGACCGAGGGCAACGAGCCCGCGATCCGCCTGTATCGGGCCTTCGGCTTCGAGCAGGTCGGCGGCCAGACGGTCACGGCCCGGCTCGATGCGGCGACCGAGTGACGATTCTCAGGAATGAGACTGAAGGGCCTAGCCTTAAGGCCCGCGACCCCAGCATCGCCCGGGCCGGCGATGACATGATTGCGTTGGACGAGAGTTTCGTCGTGCTCATCCTGAGCATCCTCTGCGGCGTCCTCGGGGTCTTCCTCGTGGCGCACAAGGGCGTGCGGATGATGCACGGCGGCCTGCTGTACCGCCTGAGCGTCGGGCTCGCGGCGGTCGGGATCGCACTAGGCGTGAGCGCGGCGTCGCGCGTGCTGGGTCTGGACCCCATGGTCTCCGACACGTTCCAGATCGTCGCCCTGCTCGTGCTCTTCTTCATCGCGTACAGCGCGTGGCTGAGCGCGCACACGATGGCGACCGAGGCGTGATCCGCGTGGGCGTGCAGGCGGCGTACGAGCGCATCGCAGAGGACATGCGGTCCATCTGGGGGGACATGGCCCTCGCCATGCTCCGCAAGCGCGTCCGCGACGTGCACGCCGACCCGAACGCCCTCACGCAGCAGGACCTCGAGAAGATTGTGGATCTCCTGCGCTCGAAGACGCTGCCTTCGATCCTGGGAGAGGACGGCGCCGAGGCGAAGGCGCGACAGTACCTGAATTGGGTCGCCGACTCGGGGTGATGGCTCACTTGGGCGTCCCGTGGGACGCCTTGACGAGTCGCAGGACCTTGTACATCTCGAGCTCGGATCGGGACCACGGATGCAGGTCCTCCGGGAGGGCCGCATCGATCGGCTCCGTGCGTACCGCGTGGCTGCCCTTCTGCAAGGAAGCCTCCTCGGGCATCTGGGCCTCGAACTCGAACGTGAGCACCCAGTCGCCCTCCATCGCGGACCGCACGCCGATGAGCCGGATCGTCTTGGGCGTCTCGCCGGTCTGCGTCTTCAGGAGGCGCGTCGCGCATAGCCGCGGGTGCACCCCGTAGTCGAGTGTGCCTCCCGGCAGGGTCCACGCGTCCCCGAACACGGGGTCCTTGTGCTGGCGGATGATCACGAGGCGGTCCTCGAGGTGTGCGAACACCACGCACCGCAACTCGAGCCCGCCCGCCGCGGTGCCCGCGCCTACGGGGAAGAGCGCCTTCTCGACTTCCTCCATGCACCCGACCCCCGCAGGGGTGACGGACCCGATAAGGGTTCCGCGGCTCCGTCATGGGGACTTGCGGTCCACGAACCACGGCACGTCATCGCCGTTCGGTGCCCGGGGATCCGGGTGCGCGTGGCAGAGGCTCCGGCGCGTGGCTCATGCCGCCGGGAAGCTGATCGTGTGGCCTTCCGCCTGCCGCCGCGTCTTCGCGGGCTGGCGAATGCGGAAGCCGCGGTCCTCGCCGTACCGCCGCATGATCTGGAGGATGTACCGTCCCCCGACCCGGCCCGTGGCCACGACCATGGCGCGCAGCGGCAGCGGGAGCTTCGTGAGGTCCCACAGGAGGGAGTCCATCTCCAAGACCTCGTGGCGCCACGCCCGGTACGCGATGTTGAACCGGGCCTCGTCGATCATGTCGTGGATGCTGTAGAACTCCTCGCCGCGGAGGGCGCCGATGGGCACGAACGTGAGCGGAGCGGTCACGAAGTGCGCGTTCGGGATTTGCTCCATGCGGTCGATCAGGTCCACGGTCATCCAGGCGTCCTCCGGGGTCTCGCCCGGGAGGCCCATGATGATCGTGTACGCGGGGAACCAGTAGTTGCGGTTCAGGATCTCCGTGCCCTGCACGACGATGTCGGGCCACTCCTCCGCGGTGAACGGTGCGGCCTTGCGGTTCAGCACGGCCTTGGAGAGCTTGGGACTCCCCGTCTCGATGCCGCTCTGGATCCCGATCCACTTGTCGGGCCCTGCGTGGACGATTTCGGAGAGGTCCTGGATGAGGCCCGGGTTCGTCACCGCGGCGCTCACGGTCCCGTGGGTCGGGTAGCAGTGCGTCACTCCCGGCTGGCTCATCACGTGCTGGAACAGGCCCTTGACCGCGTCCTCGTTGGGCTCGAACGTCTTCCAGTTCTCCAGCCGGTACAGGAAGATGTCGTCCGAATGGAGTTGGATCGAATCGCCGCCGGGCGCCCGGGTGACCTGGGCGATCTCGTCTGCGATGAACTCCAGGGGGAAGTACCTCGGGCGGCGGAGCGTGACCTCGCAGAACTCGCAGCCGCGGCCGCAGCCGCGCATGACTTCGACCATGTTGTGCATCGTGGGTCCGAGGATCTTCGGGACCTCCTCGACCCGGGGTGCGGTTCGGTTGTTGAATCGCATCACGGGAGGCGCGGTGCCCGTGCGGACCTGCTCGAAGATGTCGCCGATGAAATGGTCGCACTCCCCGTAGACGACATGGTCGATTCCGAGCTTCTCCTGAATGCCGGGCCGGTTGTCGAACTGCCATGCGCCGGGCCCGCCCAGGATGACCTTGTACTTCCGGTTGGGCTTCTGGCTCTTCGCGGCGAGTTCGAGGAACTTGGCCTTCGTGTACGGAGTCAGGACGCCGCCCATGGTGAACGACATGCTCACGGGGCCTAGACCGAGGGGGTCCATCGTGTGGAGCCCGACGACCTCCGTGTCCTCCTGGATGTACCGCTCGATCATCTGGGGCGGTGCGATCACGACCTGGTCGCGGCCGTACGTCTTCACGAGCCCGGCCTCGATCTTCCGGAGCCCGTAAGGCGCGCGGATGGGCGTGCCGTTCCCATCCAGCTTCGGCGGGTCCGCGAGGATCCGGTACACGAGGCGGGAGTGCCAGTAGTCCGTGGGGATGCAGCTGAAGAAGGTGGCCAGCGGCACGCCTCGGTAGTCGGTCATCAGTGTGTAGTCCGCGGCGAGCACGATCTTCGCCATGTGATCCCCCACAGCTTTCAGGAGCTGTCGCATCTAGCGGGTTGGGTCCTCGTAGCTTGGTAGCCCGGTGATTCGCTCTCGTCCCTAGTTATACGTTTCGCATTCGCGTCGACGACAACCGGGGCACGTCTCCCGGAGGGAAATCTTTCGGCCGACCGAAAACGAGGGGATGGGGAAGCGCGTCGGCGTCCCCGGTTCGTCGCAGGAAAACGAAAGGATTAAGGGAGGCCAGTCCCTCGGCCAATTCGGTTGGGATTCGTCATGGTCGAGGTTGGACAGAAGGCCCCCGATTTCACGATGCCTAGCGACGAG
Proteins encoded in this region:
- a CDS encoding radical SAM protein gives rise to the protein MAKIVLAADYTLMTDYRGVPLATFFSCIPTDYWHSRLVYRILADPPKLDGNGTPIRAPYGLRKIEAGLVKTYGRDQVVIAPPQMIERYIQEDTEVVGLHTMDPLGLGPVSMSFTMGGVLTPYTKAKFLELAAKSQKPNRKYKVILGGPGAWQFDNRPGIQEKLGIDHVVYGECDHFIGDIFEQVRTGTAPPVMRFNNRTAPRVEEVPKILGPTMHNMVEVMRGCGRGCEFCEVTLRRPRYFPLEFIADEIAQVTRAPGGDSIQLHSDDIFLYRLENWKTFEPNEDAVKGLFQHVMSQPGVTHCYPTHGTVSAAVTNPGLIQDLSEIVHAGPDKWIGIQSGIETGSPKLSKAVLNRKAAPFTAEEWPDIVVQGTEILNRNYWFPAYTIIMGLPGETPEDAWMTVDLIDRMEQIPNAHFVTAPLTFVPIGALRGEEFYSIHDMIDEARFNIAYRAWRHEVLEMDSLLWDLTKLPLPLRAMVVATGRVGGRYILQIMRRYGEDRGFRIRQPAKTRRQAEGHTISFPAA
- a CDS encoding GNAT family N-acetyltransferase translates to MPPLGIEPLRSPDAHAYWSVFVAGRTNLPTRSVAAHVDRYLTLPTEEQRTHFAVREGDAIVGAMRLLPGTITGFSMDPAHRRDGSAAIIKAIDLLRTQGNGAITASFEDAYQRDFESLGFRRVFSRMRMEGATRRLPGPGPTLKPPEEGEVPKLATFFRDVYEGHMEQAYGLHVGSVEYWREFVTGILRGGTGRFMPEASFVALEGERLTGAILVAYWMEGPLVAELGVVPDRRRQGVARALLSAASTRLVALEEPRWALYVTEGNEPAIRLYRAFGFEQVGGQTVTARLDAATE
- a CDS encoding NUDIX hydrolase — encoded protein: MEEVEKALFPVGAGTAAGGLELRCVVFAHLEDRLVIIRQHKDPVFGDAWTLPGGTLDYGVHPRLCATRLLKTQTGETPKTIRLIGVRSAMEGDWVLTFEFEAQMPEEASLQKGSHAVRTEPIDAALPEDLHPWSRSELEMYKVLRLVKASHGTPK